The following are encoded in a window of Colletotrichum lupini chromosome 3, complete sequence genomic DNA:
- a CDS encoding glycosyl hydrolase family 43, which yields MQSLHFWLSSALALAATVRGQDDNTAKVEAALAAITVTNLDDVRGNLYLPSTIDGLNVTWASNSSVISSSGVVVRQAEDTQVALTASIDYEGSSQTRELVASVRKAVALDPFAGYAFSYFTGNSIAGEKIYFAASQGNDALKWTELNGGQPVLTSTYGTKGLRDPFLIRSPEGDTFYLIATDLSIGSGTSWGDSVRIGSRYLEVWESNDLKTWSAQRHVLVSPPEAGNTWAPEAYYDDDLGAYLVSWASSLYEDSDVNRTGSTYHRMLYATTRDFVTFSETSIWQDAGMSRIDSTVIKSADTYYRFTKDEGASSTGCSDIIQESSTSLRATLDSWTIIDSCIGKKAGTSAVEGPTTFKSNPDDVHGEKFYLFVDEYGGRGYIPLETADIGNPNWTVSSSYSLPASPRHGTVISVTAAELASLTGSSATRRAVEAEGEILRYDFSAVDGTQLQDASGNGNHAVINGGATIVDGALTFDGVDDFVKLPNNILSGVEDIAIEVEVLLDASQTTPYFIYGIGNTAADGNGNGYLFTTGSPYRASITTGNWTGEKSAASSSSLPTGSWLHLVYTISGRTSVIYLNGYEVARNEDVNIDPENIGNGVTTANYIGKSVYSSDKLFKGQIREFAIFNRSLTAAEVLSRSGIVGAITEVSLSDASVLKVPAIINTTDSKVLFPVKPGTDVTALAPVFTTTEGVTSSPASGSTVDLSAPVKYVLSKGEEVVAEWTISAVEMVSPVLPGLYADPNVAVFNGVYYIYVTTDGVPGWGGNIFYSWKSTDLVTWTRSAEPFLTLDGANGNVPWATGNAWAPTIAERDGKYYFYFSGQNAALNRKTIGVAVADSPEGPFTAQPEAMILNNEAVTTGQAIDPAAFHDPVSGKYYIYWGNGNPLVAQLNDDMVSVKWDTAQLMTGLVDFREGLFMVYREGLYHLTYSIDDTGSENYRVGYATSKTFNGPWTYQGVILQKDTSQGILGTGHNSILNVPGTDDWYIVYHRFGIPGGGGYRRETTIDHLYFNADTGLAIPVIPTLTSVEPQTVPQKFRRMSRVMRL from the coding sequence ATGCAGTCGCTTCACTTCTGGCTCTCCTCCGCACTCGCCCTCGCGGCGACTGTGAGAGGCCAAGACGACAACACCGCGAAGGTTGAGGCAGCTCTTGCCGCTATCACCGTGACCAACCTTGACGATGTCCGTGGCAACCTGTACCTACCCTCCACCATTGACGGTCTCAATGTCACCTGGGCAAGCAACTCCTCGGTCATCTCAAGCAGTGGTGTTGTCGTAAGACAGGCCGAGGATACCCAGGTGGCTCTCACCGCTTCCATCGACTACGAAGGCAGCTCTCAGACTCGAGAGCTTGTCGCTTCCGTCCGCAAAGCCGTGGCCCTTGATCCCTTTGCGGGCTACGCATTCTCTTACTTCACCGGAAACTCCATTGCTGGAGAGAAGATCTACTTCGCCGCTAGTCAAGGCAACGACGCCCTGAAGTGGACCGAGCTCAACGGAGGTCAGCCCGTCTTGACCTCTACATACGGCACCAAGGGCCTGCGCGACCCATTCCTCATCAGATCGCCCGAGGGTGATACCTTCTACCTCATTGCGACCGATCTCTCTATTGGTTCAGGTACATCTTGGGGTGACTCAGTTCGCATTGGTAGTCGGTATCTCGAGGTCTGGGAATCTAACGATCTTAAGACCTGGTCAGCACAGAGGCATGTCTTGGTTTCCCCTCCTGAGGCAGGAAACACATGGGCACCCGAGGCTTACTACGATGACGACCTTGGTGCCTATCTGGTCTCCTGGGCTTCATCTCTCTACGAGGACAGCGATGTCAACCGCACTGGCAGCACCTACCACCGCATGCTGTACGCAACCACTCGCGACTTCGTAACCTTTTCCGAGACTTCTATCTGGCAGGATGCTGGCATGTCGAGAATTGACTCGACCGTCATCAAGTCGGCCGATACCTACTACCGATTCACGAAGGACGAAGGTGCTAGCAGTACGGGATGCAGTGATATCATTCAAGAGAGTTCTACATCTCTTCGCGCTACCCTGGACTCGTGGACCATCATCGACTCTTGCATCGGCAAAAAAGCTGGTACAAGCGCTGTTGAGGGCCCAACTACCTTCAAATCGAACCCGGACGACGTCCACGGTGAGAAGTTTTACCTCTTCGTTGATGAATACGGCGGACGCGGCTACATTCCCTTGGAGACTGCCGACATTGGCAACCCCAACTGGACCGTATCATCTTCCTACAGCCTGCCGGCCAGCCCGCGTCACGGAACCGTCATCTCTGTGACCGCTGCCGAGCTTGCCTCTTTGACTGGTTCATCGGCCACACGCCGAGCAGTCGAGGCTGAAGGCGAGATCCTCCGCTACGACTTCTCGGCTGTTGATGGCACCCAGCTTCAAGATGCTTCCGGAAACGGTAACCACGCTGTGATAAATGGCGGTGCTACTATTGTGGATGGCGCTCTCACCTTCGACGGTGTCGATGACTTTGTCAAACTTCCCAACAATATCTTGTCGGGCGTTGAGGATATTGCCATCGAGGTCGAGGTTCTCCTAGATGCTTCTCAGACGACGCCGTACTTCATCTACGGCATTGGAAACACCGCTGCCGATGGCAACGGAAATGGCTATCTCTTCACCACCGGAAGCCCTTACAGAGCCAGCATCACAACAGGCAACTGGACGGGTGAGAAGTCAGCAGCGTCCAGCTCCTCTCTTCCCACAGGGTCTTGGCTGCACCTTGTTTACACTATCTCGGGCCGCACGTCTGTCATTTACCTGAATGGCTACGAGGTGGCTCGTAACGAGGATGTCAACATCGACCCTGAGAACATTGGCAATGGCGTTACGACTGCGAACTACATCGGAAAGTCTGTTTACTCTAGCGACAAGCTTTTCAAGGGCCAGATTCGCGAGTTTGCGATTTTCAACAGATCCTTGACAGCTGCCGAAGTCCTCTCTCGCTCTGGAATCGTTGGGGCCATCACGGAAGTCTCTCTTTCTGATGCCTCAGTCTTGAAGGTCCCGGCCATCATCAACACCACTGACAGCAAAGTCTTGTTCCCTGTCAAGCCGGGCACTGACGTTACGGCTCTCGCCCCTGTCTTCACCACGACCGAGGGTGTGACCTCATCTCCTGCATCTGGCTCGACTGTCGACTTGAGTGCTCCAGTCAAGTACGTTCTTTCTAAGGGTGAAGAGGTCGTCGCGGAATGGACCATCAGCGCCGTGGAGATGGTTAGCCCCGTCCTGCCCGGTCTCTATGCTGACCCCAACGTCGCGGTCTTCAACGGCGTCTACTACATCTATGTCACCACCGACGGAGTTCCGGGCTGGGGTGGAAACATTTTCTACTCATGGAAGTCTACCGATCTCGTCACCTGGACCCGTAGCGCGGAACCCTTCCTCACTCTTGATGGAGCGAACGGCAACGTTCCCTGGGCGACCGGCAATGCTTGGGCTCCTACCATTGCCGAGCGCGACGGAAAGTACTACTTCTACTTTAGCGGCCAGAACGCAGCTCTGAACAGGAAGACAATTGGAGTTGCTGTAGCCGACTCTCCCGAGGGACCATTTACTGCTCAGCCGGAGGCCATGATCCTCAACAATGAGGCCGTCACCACGGGGCAGGCTATTGACCCGGCGGCTTTCCACGATCCGGTCTCTGGCAAATACTACATTTACTGGGGTAATGGCAACCCTCTGGTCGCACAGCTGAACGACGACATGGTCTCTGTCAAGTGGGACACCGCCCAACTTATGACTGGCCTCGTAGATTTCCGCGAGGGGCTTTTCATGGTTTACCGCGAGGGTCTCTACCACCTCACGTACTCCATCGACGATACCGGATCTGAAAACTACCGTGTCGGCTACGCTACTTCCAAGACTTTCAACGGTCCTTGGACGTATCAAGGCGTCATCCTGCAAAAGGATACGTCTCAAGGCATCCTTGGTACTGGCCACAACTCCATCCTCAACGTCCCCGGCACCGATGACTGGTACATTGTCTACCACCGCTTTGGTATCCCCGGTGGCGGTGGTTACAGACGCGAGACGACTATTGACCATCTGTATTTCAACGCTGATACGGGGTTGGCCATTCCGGTCATTCCTACTCTGACGAGCGTTGAGCCTCAGACTGTTCCTCAAAAGTTCCGGCGCATGTCGCGCGTGATGCGTCTTTGA